Proteins encoded together in one Marinithermus hydrothermalis DSM 14884 window:
- a CDS encoding FmdB family zinc ribbon protein: MPVYVYKGLETGEYYEFEQGYHDEPYTQHPETGEPIKRIIVPPAIIFKGSGWHIKDYASSNGKGKSEGSNSED, translated from the coding sequence ATGCCGGTATACGTGTACAAGGGACTGGAAACGGGCGAGTACTACGAGTTCGAACAGGGCTACCACGACGAACCGTACACCCAGCACCCGGAAACGGGGGAGCCGATCAAGCGGATCATCGTGCCCCCAGCGATCATCTTCAAGGGATCCGGGTGGCACATCAAGGACTACGCCTCCTCAAACGGCAAGGGCAAATCGGAGGGGTCGAACTCCGAGGATTAA
- a CDS encoding alpha,alpha-trehalose-phosphate synthase (UDP-forming), producing the protein MGLVIVANREPLREQEGRWVPSVGGLVTALLPVLARRGGVWVAWGDRTARERPTLPYPPNHPQFTVRRLYLSEREVSHYYYGMANRVLWPLAHYFIERTDLRREFYKEYARVNQRFAEATLEVWGTDDTVWVQDYQLMLVPGILRQARPEGRIGYFWHIPWPAVEVWRVLPWARALLRGVLGADVVGFHVEEYAENFLDAARRLLGAEVRDNLVCWEGRRVRIEAHPIGIDTRAYRHLSYDPKVRAEAQRIRREAGTEHILLGVDRLDYTKGILERLLAFERFLQANPYYRGRVTFYQVATPSRTRVESYRALKREIDEIVGRINGSFMRDGWVPVRYLYRAFTREQLAAFYRAADVALITPLRDGMNLVAQEFVAASEDGILVLSDLAGAAQVLPEALHVNPYDIEGVAQAIREAIRMPMRERYARISALKQRVEALDVHGWARRFLESLEV; encoded by the coding sequence ATGGGATTAGTGATCGTAGCGAACCGAGAACCCTTGCGCGAGCAAGAGGGCCGCTGGGTGCCTTCCGTTGGCGGCTTGGTCACCGCCTTGCTCCCGGTCCTCGCGCGGCGTGGTGGGGTCTGGGTCGCGTGGGGGGATCGCACCGCACGGGAGCGTCCCACCCTGCCGTATCCTCCCAACCACCCGCAGTTTACCGTGCGGCGGTTGTACCTCAGCGAGCGTGAGGTCTCCCACTACTATTACGGGATGGCCAACCGCGTGCTCTGGCCCCTGGCTCATTACTTTATCGAACGCACCGACCTGCGGCGGGAATTCTACAAGGAATACGCCCGCGTGAACCAACGTTTCGCGGAGGCCACGCTGGAGGTGTGGGGCACGGACGACACGGTCTGGGTCCAGGACTACCAACTGATGCTCGTACCCGGAATCCTGCGCCAAGCGCGGCCCGAAGGGCGGATCGGCTACTTCTGGCACATTCCTTGGCCCGCGGTGGAGGTTTGGCGTGTGCTGCCCTGGGCGCGCGCGCTGCTGCGCGGGGTGCTCGGCGCCGACGTCGTCGGCTTCCACGTTGAGGAGTACGCGGAGAACTTCCTGGACGCCGCGCGCCGGTTGTTGGGCGCCGAGGTGCGGGACAACCTCGTGTGCTGGGAAGGGCGCAGGGTACGCATCGAGGCCCACCCAATCGGTATCGACACCCGCGCCTACCGGCACCTCTCCTACGACCCCAAGGTGCGCGCCGAGGCCCAGCGCATTCGTCGAGAAGCGGGTACCGAGCACATTCTTTTGGGCGTGGACCGCCTGGATTACACCAAAGGCATCCTCGAACGCCTCCTCGCCTTTGAGCGCTTCCTTCAGGCCAACCCGTACTACCGCGGGCGCGTGACCTTCTACCAGGTCGCCACGCCCAGCCGGACGCGGGTCGAGTCGTACCGCGCCCTCAAGCGGGAGATCGATGAGATCGTTGGGCGGATCAACGGCAGCTTCATGCGCGACGGTTGGGTGCCTGTGCGTTACCTGTACCGCGCGTTTACCCGGGAGCAGCTAGCAGCCTTCTACCGCGCTGCGGACGTAGCCTTGATCACGCCGCTGCGTGACGGCATGAACCTGGTAGCCCAGGAGTTCGTGGCCGCGAGTGAGGACGGCATCCTGGTCCTCTCCGACCTGGCCGGAGCCGCGCAGGTGCTGCCCGAGGCGCTGCACGTGAACCCGTACGACATCGAAGGAGTTGCCCAAGCGATCCGCGAAGCGATCCGTATGCCGATGCGCGAGCGGTACGCCCGCATCTCGGCCTTGAAGCAACGGGTAGAGGCCCTGGACGTGCACGGGTGGGCCCGACGGTTCCTGGAAAGCCTGGAGGTGTAA